The sequence TTTTTTTGCTATCAGTTGTAGCGGGTTGCAGCAATGAAAACATGAGCCTTGTTATCTTTGGCGTTTGTTCTCTTTATCTATTATTTGTGTTATTTTTTAACAAGCCACAAATTAAATTAGGTGCAATTAGTTTAATTGGAGCATTCATTGGCGCAGCAGTTCTTCTTTTGGCTCCAGGAAATTTCAGAAGGATGTCAATGGAAGGTGAATGGTGGCAGAATGCAACCTGGGGCTATAAACTTTGGCTTTGGGCATTCAAGAAAATGCCTTTCGTTCTGCAGGTTGACTGGCCTGTTGTTATGTTCATAGCTATTCTATTGTCTATAGCCTTTTCCACAAGAAAAGCAAGGGATGAGTTCTATAATAATAGGCATATGTATTTTGCTATTCCATTCTTTATATTCCTAGCCTTTATCGCTAATTTAATTATGATTGGCTCACCAGCCTATCCTGCAAGGGCAACGAACGGCCAATTTATAATGCTTTTAGGCGGTTTATCTTTTGCCACGTTTATAGCATTAGAAAATTCCAATAAAAAGCTGTTGATACCCATCCTATCAATATTGTTTTTAACATCAACGTATGCATACTCTTTAATGGCGAGATCATATTACTTTGTCGCAAAGCAGGAAGTGATTCGTCAATATATCATGAATAAAGAGCGTTCTTCGTTTAAGACGAGTGCAACGATCCCAGAATATAAATTTAGGCATTTGTTTAATGAAGGTGATAAGTTTGACATGTTCAAGCCAAAACAATTACCTTATTTTTTTGGGCTTAAAGATGTGTCTTACATAAATCCAAACTTTGATTATTCCGTTATAAACACGGAAGGTACCAAAATAAACATTGATTTAAATGGATATGCGAAAGGTATCGAATCTTGGGTATACAACGATCAGATACTAAGGAATGATTATGTGATTGTTATTATGTTGGATCACTATAATAAGGATGTATGGTCAAAACATGATGCATTTATTGGTAAATCAAAAAGCGTAATGATAGATGGTAAGCGCTACACCCTTAAATCCGAGCCTGGTCTTTATGCTATTAACGGCAAAGCTTACTTTGCTCTAAATATAGGAAGCAACAAAATAAAATCTGACATAAAGAAAATAGATAATTAATTTATTTATAATAGGCATGCCAGTTAAAACACAATAAATTATCCGCCACTATCATTGAATTTAATGATAGTGGCGCACTTACATTCCAATAACTTACCAGTGGGATAGATAAATATAATATCTCTAAGTAATTAACACTTTTGATATCAATTTTTGCGTAATAATGTGGAATATTTATTAAACGTAAATTGATTATCACATCCATGTGATCAAGTTATTAACTACTGCT comes from Enterobacter kobei and encodes:
- a CDS encoding DUF6056 family protein produces the protein MCKNYYKVLKWTIPGYLLILAIALLTPLHSDDFGTRIGGFPNFLGHYHRYLTWSGRLTADYIASYILWMDSHFMRSAFNAIGTYGLIIALAKLPFSLKSKKINLSYVVIFYVIMSIAWTCSPNLGQTSFWIVGSTNYVWTNLFIIILINILLGNLISTNKHSISFYITVFLLSVVAGCSNENMSLVIFGVCSLYLLFVLFFNKPQIKLGAISLIGAFIGAAVLLLAPGNFRRMSMEGEWWQNATWGYKLWLWAFKKMPFVLQVDWPVVMFIAILLSIAFSTRKARDEFYNNRHMYFAIPFFIFLAFIANLIMIGSPAYPARATNGQFIMLLGGLSFATFIALENSNKKLLIPILSILFLTSTYAYSLMARSYYFVAKQEVIRQYIMNKERSSFKTSATIPEYKFRHLFNEGDKFDMFKPKQLPYFFGLKDVSYINPNFDYSVINTEGTKINIDLNGYAKGIESWVYNDQILRNDYVIVIMLDHYNKDVWSKHDAFIGKSKSVMIDGKRYTLKSEPGLYAINGKAYFALNIGSNKIKSDIKKIDN